A genomic region of Bdellovibrionales bacterium contains the following coding sequences:
- a CDS encoding hydantoinase B/oxoprolinase family protein, translating to MMGRSKQMQDSFYFAQLNCFFERWFEPYQAAALMTADHLPIYIKYQNLPDIGTLPVVTETVGKYLKVSAGDIVLTNDPYCGGSTLTAMTLMMGVHLEPRKLGGSAEFLFCVRFNLKPRLQMTDTVEDEGVRIPPTPIRHNGQLNEGLLRVISDHPQCPRDFLNGVHRMIEAMDNSVKQMKQDTASAYLDWSKPRLRQYFKESSRLFSVLLGRIAFGETSQEMTLDSGEKLRLNLDVTEGKIKFDFSGSGPSAHLHLTDGATLGACVGAILSVIESNIPLNAGIFDRFEVRAPQGTLVNAKYPAPVYQGMTDGAGLLANFILQVLSGIDPSIRLARSGPSLCSFELEFGNGLFFFDTLEPGMAASSSGRGHDSINPWQKSHLEPSIEEIERRYPLLVKSCTIRQKSGGSGNFEGGNGATKAILIKSSATLRWMITQASQKPEGGEGGKSASSAELYLQKANSKEREKMPARGEFTMKAGDIVIMHSSGGGGFGE from the coding sequence ATGATGGGTCGTTCTAAACAAATGCAGGATTCCTTCTATTTCGCCCAGCTCAACTGCTTTTTTGAACGTTGGTTTGAACCTTACCAAGCTGCAGCCCTGATGACAGCAGACCATTTGCCGATTTATATTAAATATCAAAATCTACCAGACATTGGAACACTTCCAGTGGTTACGGAAACCGTTGGAAAATACTTAAAAGTCAGCGCAGGAGATATTGTCCTTACGAATGACCCTTACTGTGGTGGTTCTACGCTAACCGCGATGACACTGATGATGGGCGTCCATCTTGAGCCAAGAAAGTTGGGTGGATCTGCAGAATTCCTGTTTTGCGTCCGGTTTAACCTGAAGCCACGCTTGCAAATGACAGATACGGTTGAAGATGAAGGCGTTAGAATTCCGCCCACGCCTATTCGTCACAATGGACAACTCAATGAAGGTCTTTTACGCGTGATCTCTGATCACCCCCAATGCCCAAGAGATTTTCTCAATGGCGTGCACCGAATGATTGAGGCAATGGACAATTCGGTAAAGCAAATGAAACAGGATACCGCTAGTGCTTATTTGGATTGGTCAAAGCCTCGATTAAGGCAATATTTCAAAGAATCCAGTCGACTCTTTTCGGTTCTTCTAGGACGAATTGCATTTGGAGAAACCTCCCAAGAAATGACTTTGGATTCAGGAGAAAAACTTCGTCTCAATCTCGATGTAACTGAAGGGAAAATAAAATTCGATTTTTCTGGGAGTGGTCCTTCGGCTCACCTTCACCTGACTGATGGCGCCACTCTGGGCGCATGCGTGGGAGCGATTCTTTCTGTGATCGAATCTAACATTCCTCTGAATGCTGGAATATTCGATCGCTTTGAGGTCAGAGCTCCTCAAGGGACTTTAGTGAACGCGAAATATCCGGCTCCTGTTTACCAAGGAATGACTGACGGGGCTGGTCTGTTGGCGAATTTCATTTTACAAGTTCTGAGTGGAATCGATCCGTCTATCCGGCTCGCTCGCTCCGGCCCCTCACTGTGTTCATTCGAACTAGAATTTGGCAATGGACTTTTTTTCTTTGATACTTTGGAACCTGGCATGGCTGCCAGTAGCTCCGGTCGAGGACATGACTCCATCAATCCATGGCAGAAAAGCCATTTGGAACCTTCCATTGAAGAAATCGAAAGACGTTACCCTCTCTTGGTCAAATCCTGCACCATCAGACAAAAGTCGGGGGGCAGTGGCAATTTTGAGGGTGGCAATGGCGCGACTAAAGCAATTCTGATAAAGTCATCTGCAACGCTTCGCTGGATGATCACTCAGGCCTCACAAAAACCCGAAGGTGGGGAGGGTGGAAAGTCGGCGAGTTCGGCGGAACTCTATCTTCAGAAGGCAAATTCTAAGGAAAGAGAAAAAATGCCTGCGCGAGGGGAATTCACAATGAAAGCCGGAGATATTGTGATCATGCACTCTTCTGGTGGCGGAGGCTTTGGCGAGTAG
- a CDS encoding HIT domain-containing protein, translating to MARPDRYRYVRKLISHDTCVFCEAKLKGPGIESLVVYRSELAMVVLNKFPYNTGHSLVLPARHCGNLNDLSEMEYSELMSLVRRTFNILQQAYSCAGFNIGLNHGAVAGAGIPEHLHWHIVPRWHGDTNFFPLIAETKVVSETLEQTYNRIFPFFGE from the coding sequence ATGGCAAGACCGGATCGCTATAGATATGTGCGGAAGCTCATATCCCATGACACCTGCGTTTTTTGTGAAGCAAAGCTCAAAGGGCCGGGTATCGAAAGTTTGGTAGTTTACCGAAGTGAGTTGGCCATGGTAGTACTTAATAAGTTCCCTTACAATACAGGGCATTCTCTTGTGCTTCCTGCTCGTCATTGCGGGAATTTAAATGATTTGTCTGAAATGGAGTACTCGGAGTTGATGAGCCTAGTGCGCCGAACATTTAACATTCTGCAACAAGCCTACAGTTGTGCTGGGTTCAACATCGGACTCAACCATGGGGCTGTTGCGGGAGCTGGAATTCCTGAGCATCTCCATTGGCATATTGTTCCACGGTGGCATGGGGATACCAATTTTTTTCCTCTGATCGCGGAAACCAAAGTTGTATCTGAGACTTTGGAGCAAACTTATAACCGGATTTTTCCGTTTTTTGGGGAATAG
- a CDS encoding L,D-transpeptidase family protein, which translates to MVCFISILFAFSGFLSWSSPGFARVESETNLVPPQEKLNESKDADLNKPDPQAIPPPEGRYPATLVQLSDSDSFSPYAFLVDKSTRTLTVWRFQNGNISLVAYYPSDLGRQSGNKQSLGDFKTPEGIYFFQNRYEGKQIDFSEYGSRAFTMDYPNFFDVMASKTGSGIWLHAIPQTKSLFRGSRGCIVVRDEVIQKVGEFISLKHTPIVIQEKIEYVEPQVQRTTMNQLNSWLDNWRKSWETKDINTYISYYGDQFKSLGMNRSGWKRFKENLNSKYQSIQVQTRDPMIVVHENEAIIKFLQSYQSDLKSDFGEKTLYLKKDDQGQLKIVGEEWSETLKKKISASETKSPSDSL; encoded by the coding sequence ATGGTTTGCTTCATTTCGATACTATTCGCTTTTTCGGGGTTCCTTAGCTGGAGTTCTCCTGGTTTTGCTCGCGTGGAGAGCGAAACAAACTTAGTGCCTCCCCAAGAAAAGTTGAATGAATCAAAGGACGCTGACCTAAACAAGCCTGACCCGCAGGCAATACCGCCTCCAGAAGGCAGGTACCCCGCAACTCTCGTCCAATTAAGTGATTCTGACTCTTTTTCTCCCTACGCATTCCTTGTAGACAAATCCACAAGGACCCTCACTGTTTGGAGATTTCAAAATGGCAATATCAGTTTAGTCGCTTACTATCCTTCCGATTTGGGACGCCAATCCGGAAACAAACAAAGCTTGGGGGATTTCAAAACTCCCGAGGGAATTTATTTTTTCCAAAACCGATACGAGGGAAAACAGATTGATTTTAGCGAATATGGTTCGCGGGCCTTTACCATGGACTATCCCAACTTTTTTGATGTCATGGCGAGCAAAACAGGGAGCGGAATCTGGCTTCATGCCATTCCTCAAACCAAATCACTTTTCCGAGGATCTCGTGGCTGCATTGTTGTCAGAGATGAGGTTATCCAAAAGGTCGGCGAATTCATTTCACTTAAGCACACCCCAATTGTAATTCAGGAAAAAATTGAATACGTAGAGCCTCAAGTCCAGCGAACCACAATGAATCAGCTAAATTCATGGCTTGATAATTGGCGAAAGAGTTGGGAAACAAAAGACATCAATACATACATCTCATACTACGGAGATCAGTTTAAATCCCTCGGAATGAACCGCTCCGGGTGGAAGCGATTCAAAGAAAACCTCAACTCGAAATACCAATCCATTCAGGTGCAGACAAGAGATCCAATGATCGTTGTGCACGAAAACGAGGCAATCATCAAATTTCTTCAGTCCTACCAATCAGACTTGAAGTCTGATTTCGGAGAAAAGACCCTTTATCTAAAAAAGGACGACCAAGGCCAACTTAAAATTGTTGGCGAAGAGTGGTCCGAGACTTTAAAAAAGAAAATCTCAGCTAGCGAAACCAAAAGCCCCAGCGACAGTCTTTAA
- a CDS encoding S49 family peptidase: MRHIYQSVLSIISFVFLGAFIVAFVYFFSIWNPLAPEVKEPSLLSMRLEGVILDTGDFIRTLRTYREDPNIKGMIIHINSPGGSVGSSQELYTEIKRVREEFRKPVVVSGGSLVAGGAYYAASGADRIVANPGTLMGSISAFMEFSQPNQSQDGKTHEQIVVKTGELEDPIAGAYQMKLRDKELFQGILVEVHDQFKQAIQKSRSLSPDLINKYADGRIFTGATAVRLGFADQVGSFEDALRVAGNLAGLGANPKLFRPRSLPSASSGFWQDRFRVNSSAENITESTQLKDLRAQLLGRPLYLMPGSL; encoded by the coding sequence ATGAGGCATATTTATCAGAGCGTCCTGAGTATTATTTCCTTTGTTTTTCTGGGCGCATTTATAGTGGCATTTGTTTATTTTTTTTCGATTTGGAATCCTTTGGCTCCCGAAGTGAAAGAGCCCTCTCTTCTTTCAATGAGACTGGAAGGGGTGATTCTTGATACCGGAGACTTTATCAGAACTTTGCGTACTTACCGTGAGGATCCAAATATCAAAGGCATGATCATTCATATTAACTCTCCCGGAGGTTCAGTTGGATCGAGCCAAGAGCTCTATACGGAGATTAAGCGGGTGAGGGAGGAGTTTCGAAAACCAGTGGTTGTGTCAGGCGGGAGCCTTGTCGCCGGTGGCGCCTATTATGCGGCTTCTGGAGCTGACCGCATTGTTGCTAATCCAGGAACTTTGATGGGTTCAATCAGTGCGTTCATGGAGTTTTCTCAACCGAATCAATCTCAGGATGGAAAGACCCACGAACAAATTGTTGTGAAGACAGGTGAGCTGGAAGATCCAATAGCAGGCGCATACCAAATGAAACTGCGAGACAAGGAGTTGTTTCAGGGGATTTTGGTCGAAGTACATGATCAATTTAAGCAGGCCATTCAAAAAAGTCGGTCACTTTCTCCAGACCTCATCAATAAGTATGCTGACGGTCGAATTTTTACGGGAGCTACAGCCGTGCGTCTTGGCTTCGCTGATCAAGTTGGTTCTTTTGAGGATGCTCTCCGGGTTGCGGGAAATCTCGCTGGTCTCGGTGCCAATCCAAAGTTGTTTCGGCCGAGATCTTTGCCTTCAGCTTCTTCCGGATTTTGGCAGGATCGGTTTCGGGTAAATTCCTCAGCAGAAAATATAACTGAGAGCACACAACTCAAAGACTTGCGTGCTCAGCTCCTGGGCCGGCCTCTGTATCTCATGCCAGGATCTTTGTAG
- the cmk gene encoding (d)CMP kinase: MPKDKLKAGFVVTIDGPAASGKTSVSREVARRLGWRWVSTGAFYRGLAFLVKSHQIDVSDETKIAELIRQAAWEVRLSPERTQVFVNGDDVTEEIYREEVGETASLISQFPSVRSSLLKAQRDCCLGVKGLVAEGRDCGTVVFPDAPIKIYLEASSALRAARRAQEEGLKVEVTAASQALRDKQDSHRQVAPLQIPPSAHRIDTGDLTLEEVVEMVENLIRKDLGLKGVN, translated from the coding sequence ATGCCTAAAGACAAACTCAAAGCGGGGTTCGTTGTGACGATCGATGGACCTGCTGCCAGCGGAAAAACTTCGGTGAGCAGAGAAGTGGCTCGTCGATTGGGATGGAGATGGGTTTCAACCGGGGCATTCTATCGTGGTCTTGCATTTTTGGTGAAGAGCCATCAAATCGACGTCAGTGATGAAACAAAAATAGCGGAGCTCATTCGTCAGGCGGCTTGGGAGGTTCGCCTCAGTCCTGAGAGGACCCAAGTATTTGTTAATGGAGATGACGTGACCGAAGAGATCTACCGTGAGGAGGTTGGTGAAACGGCCAGCCTGATCAGTCAGTTTCCCTCTGTGAGGTCGAGCCTACTAAAGGCCCAACGCGATTGTTGTTTGGGTGTGAAGGGTCTGGTGGCAGAGGGCCGTGACTGCGGTACAGTCGTTTTTCCCGATGCGCCTATAAAAATTTATCTGGAGGCGTCCAGCGCCCTTCGGGCGGCGAGAAGAGCCCAGGAGGAGGGATTGAAGGTGGAAGTTACCGCAGCATCCCAAGCCCTTCGGGATAAGCAAGACAGTCACCGCCAGGTGGCACCTCTTCAGATCCCGCCTTCCGCCCATCGCATAGATACCGGCGATCTCACCTTGGAAGAAGTGGTGGAAATGGTCGAAAATTTGATTCGGAAGGATCTCGGATTGAAAGGCGTCAACTAG
- a CDS encoding rhomboid family intramembrane serine protease, whose amino-acid sequence MQSLGIPLTPTVKKLIIANVAIWFIGILIIQRFFLSEAYFFDWFGLIPERIINDFWVWQVFTYMFLHSYSIFHLLFNMLILWWVGADLEPRWGPRFFLTYYFVCGVGAGFFYVLGVTFYSLFGGHSSVMSVPVIGASGAIFGLMLAFGMLFGERVVYFMMIFPMKAKYFIALLGGIEVVTLLNSGQENNVANLAHLGGLAAGYLFLKFRGRFSGFRGGGRVQKKGGPQLRLVVDNDRSTKQDGASGGPPRYWN is encoded by the coding sequence ATGCAAAGCTTGGGAATACCTCTTACTCCAACGGTAAAAAAGCTGATTATCGCCAATGTTGCCATATGGTTTATTGGGATTTTGATCATCCAAAGATTTTTTCTGAGCGAGGCCTATTTTTTTGATTGGTTTGGACTCATTCCCGAGCGGATTATCAATGATTTTTGGGTATGGCAGGTCTTTACCTATATGTTCCTGCACTCCTATTCAATTTTTCATCTTCTGTTCAATATGCTTATTCTGTGGTGGGTGGGAGCCGATTTGGAGCCCCGCTGGGGACCACGTTTTTTTCTGACCTATTATTTTGTTTGTGGCGTGGGAGCCGGCTTCTTTTATGTCCTCGGCGTGACCTTCTATTCTCTATTTGGAGGGCATTCGAGTGTGATGAGTGTGCCGGTTATTGGGGCTTCTGGGGCCATTTTTGGCTTGATGTTGGCTTTTGGAATGCTCTTTGGAGAAAGAGTTGTCTATTTCATGATGATTTTTCCAATGAAAGCCAAATACTTTATCGCGCTTCTTGGAGGTATTGAGGTTGTCACTCTTTTAAACTCTGGCCAAGAAAACAATGTTGCCAATCTTGCACATCTTGGCGGATTGGCGGCAGGGTATCTCTTTCTCAAATTTCGTGGCCGTTTTTCTGGATTTAGAGGCGGAGGAAGAGTTCAGAAAAAGGGTGGTCCCCAGCTTCGATTGGTGGTAGACAATGATCGCAGTACGAAGCAGGACGGGGCTTCTGGTGGTCCTCCTCGGTACTGGAATTGA
- a CDS encoding 30S ribosomal protein S1, with protein sequence MVANKKANKSKAQILRDNVLAALDAGDSEVPANPSAFESAIRNVENFEELFEKSLGERDFKVGDVVHGRVVEVQEDYVLVDINYKSEGMIPISEFRMVEGERNVKPGEEVEVFIDRIENENGMVVLSKDKADMLRAWNDISRAAENEEVIEGTVIAKVKGGLSVDIGVKAFLPGSQIDLRPVRNMDVYIGKTYKFKVIKFNKRRGNIVLSRRALLEEERESLRTQTLDAMKEGSVVRGMVKNITDYGAFIDLGGMDGLLHITDMSWGRVKHPSELLNVGDEIEVIVLKFDNEKERVSLGMKQLKADPWEEVAKRFPVGQKLSGKVVSLADYGAFIELEEGIEGLIHVSEMSWTKRVKHPSQLVKVGDEVNVQVLEVDRENRRISLGMKQLEVNPWVELKESYGPGTIIEGEVKSVTDFGVFVGIEEGIDGLVHISDFSWTRRINHPSEVYKKGDKVRAVVLGVDIENERFSLGIKQLEADPWSNIESKYPIGSQRDVKVVKLADFGVFVELESDIEGLIHISELSTKRVEKPDEVVNVGDVIKAEIISIDKDARKIGLSAKLVKLREQKADVEDYVKKATATSKTSFGDLFGDTLKKATDKQGESVE encoded by the coding sequence ATGGTAGCAAATAAAAAAGCCAACAAATCAAAGGCGCAAATATTGCGAGACAATGTTTTGGCGGCACTTGATGCTGGGGATTCTGAGGTTCCAGCAAATCCCAGTGCGTTCGAATCAGCAATAAGGAACGTAGAGAATTTCGAGGAGCTTTTTGAGAAGTCTCTCGGGGAGAGGGATTTTAAAGTTGGTGATGTGGTTCACGGGCGAGTGGTTGAAGTACAGGAAGACTATGTTTTGGTCGATATTAACTACAAGAGTGAAGGCATGATTCCGATTTCTGAATTTCGGATGGTTGAAGGCGAGCGGAACGTGAAGCCTGGTGAAGAGGTCGAAGTTTTTATTGACCGAATTGAAAATGAAAACGGAATGGTCGTGTTGTCAAAGGACAAAGCGGACATGCTCAGGGCTTGGAATGATATTTCGCGAGCTGCCGAAAATGAAGAGGTCATTGAAGGAACTGTTATCGCTAAAGTCAAAGGTGGTTTGAGCGTTGACATTGGTGTGAAGGCCTTCTTGCCGGGAAGCCAAATTGATTTGCGTCCTGTTCGCAACATGGATGTGTACATCGGTAAAACTTATAAATTTAAAGTCATTAAGTTCAATAAGCGTCGGGGCAATATTGTACTGTCTCGTCGAGCACTTCTTGAAGAGGAAAGAGAAAGTCTACGTACTCAGACTCTTGATGCCATGAAAGAGGGATCAGTGGTCCGAGGTATGGTGAAGAACATCACTGACTACGGTGCTTTCATTGATCTCGGTGGAATGGATGGACTCCTACATATTACGGATATGAGCTGGGGACGAGTTAAACATCCATCCGAGCTATTGAACGTCGGTGATGAAATTGAAGTGATTGTGCTCAAGTTTGATAATGAAAAAGAGCGAGTGAGCCTGGGAATGAAACAACTGAAGGCCGATCCTTGGGAAGAAGTTGCAAAGCGATTTCCAGTAGGTCAGAAGCTTTCCGGAAAAGTTGTGAGTTTGGCTGATTACGGTGCGTTTATTGAGCTCGAAGAAGGAATCGAGGGCCTTATTCATGTGAGTGAGATGAGCTGGACCAAGAGAGTTAAGCACCCCTCACAGCTGGTAAAGGTCGGAGATGAAGTCAATGTTCAAGTTCTCGAGGTAGATCGTGAAAATCGGCGCATCAGCCTCGGCATGAAGCAATTAGAAGTGAATCCTTGGGTTGAGCTAAAAGAGAGCTACGGACCTGGAACGATCATTGAGGGCGAAGTTAAATCTGTCACTGATTTTGGGGTCTTTGTCGGAATTGAAGAAGGCATTGACGGTTTGGTTCATATATCTGACTTCTCGTGGACACGTCGCATCAATCATCCTTCTGAGGTTTACAAAAAGGGTGATAAGGTTCGCGCTGTGGTATTGGGCGTTGATATCGAAAATGAGCGTTTTAGTCTGGGTATCAAGCAGTTGGAAGCGGATCCTTGGTCAAACATTGAAAGCAAATACCCAATTGGCTCTCAGCGGGACGTGAAGGTTGTGAAGTTGGCGGATTTTGGAGTCTTTGTTGAACTTGAGTCAGATATTGAGGGGTTGATCCATATCAGTGAATTGAGCACCAAGCGTGTTGAAAAGCCAGATGAAGTTGTCAATGTAGGCGACGTCATCAAGGCCGAGATCATTTCAATAGATAAAGATGCTCGAAAAATTGGACTCTCAGCCAAGTTAGTTAAGCTTCGAGAACAGAAGGCTGACGTCGAAGACTACGTCAAAAAGGCGACGGCAACTTCGAAGACGAGTTTTGGTGATCTTTTTGGGGATACCCTAAAGAAGGCCACTGACAAACAGGGTGAGTCTGTCGAATAG
- a CDS encoding response regulator, with protein sequence MNLSADAITLERTARQYLKAKKILIIDHSAASREGLKSLFLDLGVEENQMISSVKFSEALETMKQHKPSIIISEFYVGEQSALELSTEMNSYLENRLEKLFMIVTTNASETAVAEAAEGDVDAYILKPFSKNHLREHLLKIIYPKLNPSEYVRLIDQGKKHLELKEWDEAEKCFKKAEPICESRSSLYYYLGKTNEGRGKLDEAFTCYEECLKESPLNFRCLNSKLEILEKQEKYPEAYGVAQVINAAFPMSPHRLGNVIQLAVFTHNFAEVQKLFDKFKKLEKPTVSLKKMVSAALYVCGKFLVQKNMEESALRAFRDAIITGNSDPLMIEKSVTFLLEAGQKNTADILFKLYPPERRHESHFQKLEKTLLAPLRKGS encoded by the coding sequence ATGAATTTATCAGCTGACGCAATAACCTTAGAAAGAACGGCTCGCCAATATCTCAAGGCTAAGAAAATACTGATCATCGACCATTCGGCTGCCTCTCGTGAGGGGCTCAAAAGTCTTTTTTTGGATCTCGGGGTCGAAGAAAATCAAATGATAAGTTCGGTCAAATTTTCAGAAGCTTTGGAAACGATGAAGCAGCACAAACCATCGATCATTATTTCTGAGTTCTATGTGGGGGAGCAATCAGCGCTTGAACTGAGTACAGAAATGAACAGCTACCTAGAAAATCGTCTTGAAAAGCTCTTCATGATCGTCACAACCAACGCATCAGAGACCGCCGTCGCAGAAGCCGCCGAAGGAGACGTTGATGCTTATATATTGAAGCCCTTTTCAAAAAATCACCTGCGAGAGCATCTTCTTAAGATCATTTATCCCAAATTAAATCCCTCAGAATATGTTCGCCTCATTGACCAGGGGAAAAAGCACTTAGAACTAAAGGAGTGGGATGAAGCTGAAAAGTGTTTCAAGAAGGCGGAACCTATTTGCGAGAGTCGTTCTTCTCTCTATTACTATTTAGGAAAGACAAATGAAGGCAGAGGAAAACTAGATGAGGCCTTCACTTGCTATGAAGAATGCCTAAAAGAAAGCCCTTTGAATTTTCGCTGCCTTAATTCAAAATTGGAAATCCTCGAAAAACAGGAAAAATATCCCGAAGCATATGGAGTGGCTCAAGTAATTAACGCCGCTTTTCCTATGAGCCCTCATCGCCTCGGAAATGTAATTCAATTGGCCGTCTTTACTCATAACTTTGCAGAAGTACAGAAGCTTTTTGACAAGTTCAAAAAACTTGAAAAGCCAACGGTCTCTCTCAAAAAAATGGTCTCCGCCGCTCTTTATGTCTGCGGAAAGTTTCTTGTTCAAAAGAATATGGAGGAAAGTGCACTTCGTGCCTTCCGAGATGCAATTATCACTGGAAATAGCGATCCCCTCATGATCGAAAAATCCGTGACCTTTCTTCTTGAAGCCGGCCAGAAAAACACGGCTGACATTTTATTCAAGCTCTATCCTCCTGAAAGACGTCACGAATCCCACTTCCAGAAATTGGAAAAGACCTTGTTGGCTCCTTTAAGAAAAGGCTCATAG
- the mce gene encoding methylmalonyl-CoA epimerase: MNHPGSYELDHIGIAVSSLIEGAKLYEALGFEKLSVEDVPSEGVRVGIYDLANESRIELLEPLGTQSPIAKFLAKRGPGIHHICLRVENLGELLNHLKAAGIRLIYEKPQPGAHKGLISFIHPSSAGGVLIELRQRNTEGLP, from the coding sequence ATGAATCATCCCGGTTCGTATGAATTGGATCATATTGGCATTGCTGTTTCAAGTTTGATTGAAGGAGCCAAGCTATATGAAGCTCTTGGTTTTGAGAAGCTTTCTGTTGAGGATGTTCCGAGTGAAGGAGTTCGGGTTGGCATTTATGACCTGGCGAATGAATCAAGAATTGAACTCCTAGAGCCTCTTGGTACTCAAAGTCCCATAGCTAAATTTTTGGCCAAGAGAGGGCCAGGTATTCATCACATATGTCTGAGAGTGGAGAATTTGGGTGAACTTCTCAATCATCTCAAGGCCGCTGGGATTCGCCTGATCTATGAGAAACCCCAGCCTGGAGCCCACAAAGGCCTGATTTCCTTTATTCACCCCTCTTCGGCCGGTGGAGTCTTAATTGAACTCAGGCAACGAAACACTGAGGGATTGCCATGA